From Glycine soja cultivar W05 chromosome 4, ASM419377v2, whole genome shotgun sequence, the proteins below share one genomic window:
- the LOC114408146 gene encoding diacylglycerol kinase 7-like produces MDSPSSSTTGDTSKVPIKSSSSIVESLRGCGISSGTHVDKEELRKNLTMPKYLRFAMRDSIMFKDPTAGENLCIRSKDDHKAVAPSTPMIVFINPRSGGRHGPFLKERLQHLMSEEQVLDMLDVKPHEFLQYGLGCLEMLTGLGDSCAKETRKRIRIMVAGGDGSVGWVLGCLTKLHEQGREPIPPVGIIPLGTGNDLSRSFGWGGSFPFSWKAAIKRTLYKASIGPICRLDSWRLSLSMPEGTIIEPPHSLKHTIEFTLDEGLEFEGELSENVICYEGVFYNYFSIGMDAQVAYGFHHLRNEKPYLAQGPITNKIIYSGYSCTQGWFFTPCTSDPGFRGLKNILRMHVKKFNCPEWEQVPVPTSVRAIVALNLHSYGSGRNPWGNLTPEYLEKRGFVEAQVDDGLLEIFGLKQGWHASFVMSELISAKHIAQATAIRLEVRGGEWKDAFMQMDGEPWKQPMSKDFSTFVEIKREPFQSVMINGE; encoded by the exons ATGGACTCACCGTCGTCATCAACAACTGGAGACACGAGCAAGGTACCGATAAAGTCATCATCATCGATCGTGGAGTCATTGCGAGGATGCGGCATTTCAAGTGGCACTCATGTGGATAAGGAGGAGCTGAGGAAAAATCTGACGATGCCAAAATACCTTCGCTTTGCAATGCGCGATTCTATCATGTTCAAGGACCCCACCGCCGGTGAGAACCTTTGCATTCGTAGCAAAGACGACCACAAAGCGGTGGCACCGTCCACGCCTATGATTGTTTTCATCAACCCTCGCAGCGGCGGTCGCCATGGCCCTTTCCTCAAGGAAAGGCTCCAACATCTCATGAGTGAAGAACAG GTTTTAGACATGTTAGATGTGAAGCCTCATGAATTTCTCCAATATGGGCTAGGTTGTTTGGAGATGTTGACCGGTCTTGGTGATTCTTGTGCCAAAGAAACTCGTAAAAGAATAAGGATTATG GTAGCCGGAGGTGATGGTAGTGTTGGTTGGGTATTAGGATGTCTCACAAAACTTCACGAACAAGGACGAGAACCTATTCCTCCAGTAGGGATCATACCACTTGGTACAGGCAATGACTTGTCTAGGAGTTTTGGTTGG GGTGGTTCATTTCCTTTTTCATGGAAGGCAGCCATTAAGAGAACTCTTTACAAGGCTAGCATCGGTCCAATTTGTCGTTTGGATAG TTGGCGACTTTCACTTTCAATGCCAGAAGGTACAATAATAGAACCACCGCATTCTTTGAAGCATACAATAGAGTTCACACTTGATGAG GGCTTAGAATTTGAGGGAGAATTGTCTGAGAATGTTATATGTTACGAAGGCGTGTTCTACAATTACTTCAGTATAG GAATGGATGCCCAAGTGGCTTATGGTTTTCATCATTTACGGAATGAAAAACCTTATCTTGCACAAGGTCCAATTACAAATAAG attatatACTCTGGTTACTCCTGTACTCAAGGATGGTTCTTCACACCATGCACTAGTGATCCAGGTTTTAG GGGACTTAAGAATATTTTGCGAATGCATGTCAAAAAGTTCAATTGCCCAGAATGGGAGCAGGTTCCAGTTCCTACAAG TGTAAGAGCAATAGTTGCTCTAAACCTTCATAGTTATGGAAGTGGAAGAAATCCATGGGGTAATTTAACACCTGAGTATTTAGAGAAG AGAGGCTTTGTTGAAGCACAAGTTGATGATGGACTTTTAGAAATATTTGGTCTAAAACAAGGATGGCATGCATCATTTGTCATGAGTGAACTTATTTCTGCAAAGCATATAGCTCAG GCAACAGCTATTCGATTGGAAGTCAGAGGTGGTGAATGGAAAGATGCATTTATGCAAATGGATGGAGAACCGTGGAAACAACCAATGAGCAAGGACTTCTCCACTTTTGTGGAAATAAAGAGGGAGCCTTTTCAGTCAGTCATGATTAATGGAGAATAA